CTTGTTTGACCTTCGTTTGGGTTTTGGGCCTCCTCCAAAGCCCACCTCTCCCTTCGGTTCCAAAAAGTACAAGCCTATGGTGTTCACAAGGTTCTTAAACTGCGGGACCTTGCCTTCTATCTCAAATGCTTTCTTACTAGATTTACCATACAATGTGTCAAATACCCAGACACAGGTTTCAGTATTACAGTGACATGATGCGGCACTGTATCCCACTTGCAGGCCATTTATTACCTGAATGTTGACTTGGACTTCACAAGGCCATTGTGACATCAAAATGCATGTACAGTATGTACTGATATGTGTGTACGTTTACAAGATTATGATGAATACAATTTACTGTAGTACAATGTATTAGAGACGCAGCTCTAACTAGCGACAAAACGCgaatattgcaaaacaaagcATTGCATTAACAGGCACACCACTGGTGGGCAACGTGTTGTGCCACTACAGGTGTTTTTGAAGATTTTCAATCTCTTCAAGGGCAAAGGTTATATTTATCAACACAACCTTTATACTGTAGTTCTGTAGTGAATGCTGTTTCTGTGTAGAAACACTTTCGGCTAAAATACAGCTCATCTGCATCATAACCTCGCTCCACTGTCATTCCATTTACTATAACTAAGACAAGTCATTCACCAGtgcattatattttcaacttttcgTGCTTTGATAAATCAGAATTTACATAACAGACAGTGAAGTGCTAAAAGTATTCGGATGATACGGAGTAAACACAAACATGATTACGCCCATGACCGTATAGTAATTTGCCACTAAAAGGTACTAGCTGAACACAGACAAACAAGGCAAGTCTAAAGACATTACAGGTGTCCACACTAAAACGTAGGACGGACGGACCAAGCTGAAACCCTACAAAATGCATTCTGTTCTAGCATTGCATtgaacataataaaaatattttctaaacaacTAAATCTCATGTTAAGGATTTCGCCTACATGGTAGctacaaaaagcaaatagtaTGAACATATTTTAATCTCTTGCATCATCTAGCGACTAGCAAATATTACTGCAAAAAGCTTGCAAGACGGCAGTAACTTGATAATTCCTTTGGTATTTTTGGTTGCTCACAAACATTACTGTGGTGCTGATCCTGATGCAATAAGGCTTCCAGATGACGAAAAAAGACAAGTTTGTGATATGTCGGTCAGTGCCTGCAAAAGAAAAACGtgctttttgatttaatattttaataaaatgaattACATGACGCTTTCTTCAATTACATAACTCAATTTTTCTCCAGACACCCAATAACCAAAATCACAGCAAACTCACAGGATAGATTTTCGTACATTCCCCTGATATAACATTCCACACTCGAACCTGTACGTAGTTGATGATGGTTAATTCTGTAACCCTCTTAATATCCATGCTAATTTCTAAAAtggttttaattaaaacacatCGGCGTCTACTGCTTACGCGATAGTTCACTCACAGTGTCATCATCAGCAGTGGATGCCAATTCAATCGAATTTATGGAAAAATTTACGGCTTTAATCCAACCACTGTGTCCCGTTAATTTCTTTAACAAGTTCCCACGAAAAGGATCCCACAGACAAACCGTACGATCCCAGGAACCCGACGCCTGAAAAAAAGGCAATACGTTTGACATAATTATGTATCATATTGTCTGCTTTAATACACTATTTTGTATAATcgataaaaaatttatgtaataTCTTAAAGTTATCTCCTGTTTTACACCTGTTATCTGGTCTTTGGCTGTTCAATAAGACTGCTGTCATTGTTCGAGACTGCAATTCTAAGCTCTCCAGTATGAAGCTTCTAATATCATTCGCTGCAAAATGCTACTGTTTCTAAAACTATCTGCTCAATTTAAAGAGAGCTAATTCAAGTTTCATATCCAGGACCTGGAAGTATTTTgaattactgtatatataatgCTTATGTTTACAAACGGAATGAaaagaaagtttgaaaaatttcaggATGCTATAATATTGCTTTTATAAACAGTTTTACTAAAACTACAGCAGATATATTTACTAAATTTTTCAAGAACCAAGTATGGTAATGTTTTCATATATTCTCCAATAAAGAAACTACAGCGACTTAACTTCATTATATGCATATTATTTCTGACGATAATTTATAATAGTTCTGCTTACCAACAATCCGGCAATTGAGAAAGCAACAGTGCTCACATTCCCTGTATGCCCTTTCATGGAAATTACATAAACATCACATCCTGGTGCCTTCTCGTATCGACGTAACATCCATTTGGATTTCTCACTGGTATCTTGAAGAAGGCAAGTTCACAGTTACTGATCAATCAAGACCAATTTTCAGTATATGACATAACAAGCCAATATGTAAAATATCTTTAGACTGAGGTATTCCAACATTCATTCAACATTATTAGTTTATGAAAAGCATGTCAAAAAGCTTTCTTTTAAGTATAGATGCATTAAGGTATCGTTTAAACACCAATGCAAGATAAACAGTAATCTAAATCTATATGACTTGATCAATATTGTGAGAAGAGCATGAAAATAGGTGGCTCATAATCCATTCATACAGTTATTAATGCAACTGTGTAACACAAAATTATTGCATAGTTATTGAGTTGCAGACATTGTTTCAAACTGTTTTTCAAACGATTTGGGTTTCTAACCAAAATATAGTTCTAAAGACAATTGTTGTGTTTGCTAAAGTAACAGTTGAGCGTAGTAAGTATTTCACATAAAGGTGCATGCACATTTTTGGCATACAGTgatacttttaaaataaccAGGTTGAAATACTGTGCTGCTCATAAAGGCTCTAATATATAGTATACATGCTAGCAAGTAGCAAAAAATGTATTAAATTTTCTAGTACATTCTACATACATACGGTAAAATATACTGCATATATGTAGAAATAAGATACTACATTGTATACTAAGAAATATGTACATATACTGAGTATGATATATGtacatttttctttgattttgaaTATATAATATTAATCAGCAGTAGGGCCGATTCTATCCACATCATTTGCGCAAAATAAAAGACTCGAATTAGAAATTCAGTTAAAGGTACAATGATAGTTGAATCAACTTGGGATCCTGTGTGTGTGGCGGTGTCTTCATCAGCAAAATCGCAATCAGCTCACATTTTATACTTAAAATAAGATCTGTACTACCTTTTAGAGTAGGCTTTAATTTCCACACCTTCACAAGAAAATCCCAGCCACCACTTGCTATAAACGTTCCACAGGAAGAAAATACACAGGACTTCACACAATCACTGTGTCCCACCAAGCAATGGAGAATAACACCACTCTAAGAAATAATTGCTCATGGTAGTTTTGTATTGAGATATCCGTACTGTACCATTACTATACAATGTACTGGAAGAATAGATATTAATGTATTATACCTTAACATCccaaatgtttaaagttttgtccCACGATGCAGAACACAGAGTGGCATCATCCGgtgaaaaacaaactttttctaCGCTTCTACTGTGCCCTGGGTCAAAAATTTTCGATTGAAGTACCTTTAGCCTACCTTACAGTATATGTATTTTTTATGTGTTAGCTTTTATAAAACACAGCAAATGAGATAATATCATATACTTCGCTTTGGCACTAAAATGCACTATCTTATTATAAGTTATTAACAAACTTGTCACTTGCTAATCAAACTTAATCTCAAGTTTTGCTACATAAAATAGaagatcaaacaaaaaatatgtatGACTGGTATAACTGGAGAATTTTTACATATATAGTAAATATTTCAGTTGGTATTATTTCCTAATATGGTAATTAAAGATAGAATTATAATATAGTTGTTGGATCTCACCACTTAATACTTTTAAACACTCTGAAGTCGAAGTCTCCCAAAGTCtacaaaatgtgaaaataaattaaatgcaaaatacaGTAGTCGTACCATAACTACCCTATGCAAAAGTTAGCATGtcattttgaaagaaaacgtTGAGTGGACTAGTACTATATACgataatatttcaaaccaaTTTAAGACActatttaaactttaaatcgATTTTTTATTTCCTTTGAAACAATGGGTTCAATTAACATCTCATAAATCTTACCTTACAGTAGAGTCATGCGATCCACTGGCAACTAGCTTATTATTGGAAGAAAAAACACATGAATTTACTGGGCCCTGGTGACCAATTAATTCACACAACTTGCTTCTCTTTAAAACGTTCCATATGATTAATCTTGAGTCGTCAGCAGCAGTGACTAACAATTGATAATCTGGTGATAACGTGCAAGAATTAACCTAGAgagttaaaagaaatattttatttttatttatcttaCAAATACAAGAGTAGAGCATTTTCGAAGGTTATTTAAACtatcaaaatattgtttgaaaAGACGTTTAAGTTTTGCCTGCACAATCTTCATTTTCGAAACaggatgaaataaaacaatggtACTGTAGCAGCACCAGGGTAGAAACAAAATGTTGCATAGGGCTCAAATCATTTCTACGAAGTGTTAATATCAAATGTTTTGACAGAAGGCTTAGTAgtagcatatatatatatatatagtttgaatacgattaaaaatttaataagaTGAGTACTGATTAAGGTGATATTTTAACTTGTCTTTGTTTCGGTTAGGTAGTTGGCTAGAAAAATTGGcactttgatttttaaatgaatacaaaatgtgtttggctttaaaaaatacttaaaCGGACtaggtttaaaatttttctagTTAACACGTATATTAATTTTCATCGTTTTAGTGTAAATAGTCCACCAAATGCAGTTATAATTAACCTTCTTTTTCGCATGTTGAAGTTTTTGCACGCCATTTGGAATGCCaataataaatcaattttattttgttttaacagcGTTAGCTTTTTACTAGTTATTCCCAGAAGTATGAATTTCTGAGGAGGCTGCAATTGCAGCATTGTAACTAATATCTCAATTCAGCtagaaatacaaaattttgcaatcaGGAGGCACGTTGTTTGGGCACTATCCAActttgtttttacagtttgAATCGattcaaaaaaaaagtttcGGTTAAATGCACAGTTTCCATATAGAGTGGGGCTATATGTCCATAATTGGGCCAATAAAATCTATTGATATATAaaataagatatttaaaaagCTGGTCACCAAAACTGACATGCAACCAAGAATCAGTTAGCAGAAACATCatctaaaaataaaagttatagcctttaaagtgaattaaacatattttaaccATCATCACCTCTCCTTTATGGCCCCGAAAAATGGCTAGAGATATATCAATTGTGTTTTCATCATCATTTGAATGTCCATCGTAAACATCCATTTCATTTCATCTCAAATTAAGCTACCAAGGGTTTCTTTAACATTCAAACTGAACTAAATATTAAGTAGACAGGATTTAAAACATAGCAGGTATACATCATGTGTCACCAATTGCAAAACTGATATAAACTTAAAGTGTCTTTAGAACGGACTGCTTATTATCGGGCATAATATATTGTAGCTCATTTGTTCTTTAGAGTTTACAAAGCTATCGAATTATCGAAAATTAGCCTTAAAATTCTGTTTTCATATTGTATGAGAATTTCCGTACAACCCAATACCAGTCAGTGCCTGGCACTTTGCTAGCTTTCATAAGGTTTTACAGGCGGGTGTTTTTAAGATTAAATGATATGATATCCCAATcattatcctcggactgaagAAAGTCTTAGCATGATTCAAACTCGGTATCTTGATTCCTCATCACTCGAGCTCCGGTTATACGAAGCTGGTCTGTGTGCAAATTCCGACatataattaaatttaaagtttgttttaatttgttttattttaattaggctGTAGGTTAGGTCTACATTTTTATGCTATATTCTAACTACCCGAGtccaaaattgaaaacatgttAATCTCAAATATAGAACAGGAGCATGGTTTTCGCCTTGCTCAAGAGAATTACAAAGTTAGTGCCGCTGGGTAAGGAACATGGTGTGTCCTTACGGTAAGAGTTAAGTAGCAGAAAGCTGGGGCCTAATATACACGTGCACAACCAGACGACGTCATAATTTAAGTAACTGGTGTCTATTTTACCAAaccatcctgtggttgtgcacttgtacacTAGACCCGAAACTGCAAGTAGCCTACTGGCCCCCTGACAATCCTACGACCCCAAAATAGGACTGTAGCAACAAGTACCGTCAACCGGCTAGTAGGAGATCATATTTTAAAGCCTATAAACAGGGACAGGGTAACGAATATGGTAGCCTACCATCCTGGTGCCCAATCCACTACCATACAGGTACAAAAAAGAGAGGCCTACGCTACAGTTACAACAAAAAGTTGTATCAATGGAACAGTATGATTAAAATTCAATTACTGTACCAATTTTACCAAATATTAATTCAGACTAGGCTTACTAAACTTCCGGGAAATAAAGTTAATTGAGCAGAAAAGGCGAAAAGCAGCCGCAAATCTGACAGGCATATCTAGTAGCTGTACTTGATGTCATGACAATGCGTTTTGCCGCCACCTAGAGTAAATAAGAAACATGTCAGAAGACTACAGAAACTTGTCCCGGATGGTGCAAACTTGATCAGGGCAATATGACGAAGGGATTTGGCATGACTAGGCGTAAGTTTGTCGACGAAAAGACTTGGAGATTACCATCGGGTTcaataaaaacttacaaagaggaaaattaaactaaaaaattttgtttctacaGTCTGCCTGAGAAAGTCACGTATTTCTCCCGATTATTCAATAATAattcttattaaaaaaaatcaggATAGGTCCCTGAAAAggaaatttttgcttttcagacaaaacgttttaaagaaATAAGCGTTTCTGTTCATTTCCAAAGAGGAATGTGTCACTATACTTTACAAAAAGAAGGCACTTAAAACAAGAATTTCCAAGTTGCTGGAAAAAGTTCCAAAACggtaaaaatttcaaacccGGTACCGTATTGAAATTTGCTACAATCGTTGCTTAACCTGTACCCAGAAATGCAATTGAGACatttagatcttcagtctgATGATTTCcaaactgagctatcgaaacAAGACTTGGTCAAATCCTACAAAGCTCTCAACTGCGATATTCACGTTATTAGTTTGACGCACTAAACAACTGAACTAATCAGCCTCGTTAATTAAGTGTCCAAAATAATGATTGTCAGAAATTTCACCATTTTAAAATGGTTGAAATGTTTGccattttgaagcatttccCAGCGACTTGAGCGTTCTTgttgcaaaagtttatttgtgtAAGTTCATGaatctatttgtgtgagttatCACGACGTACACCTCCCTGTTAAtgaacaacaacccttagatCTTAAAAAGGTTATTGgtcaagaaaagaaaaatttatatgTTAGACCCAAAtcatgaaatgtttttcaagcTTATTTAAAATGCATGCATTAACCGAGAATCGAATTCGGGCTTGACGCGTGGAAGGCGAAAAATCAACCTCTGAaacatcaatgcatgcactttcccagagtGCAAAAAAATCCGAGACGCCTGGGAGAGAGCCAGAAATCCTAACCACTACACCATCTGAAAGCGGCGAACGTCATATCTTTGGTACAAGTTGTCATGATTAATATAAAGTGAATGATTTATTTTCATCTACCCGCAAACATTAGACCTTCATTCAAATGAATTATAGATGCAAGCTTTGATCAAAGCCGAGCTTTAAACAGAAACATTGGCGTTATCAGCACAAGGATGTAACCAACTGAGTTAAtcgattttgtttgttaaatgtCGCCATTAGACCATCTGTGAGCGGTAAACGCCCTATCTTTGGACCAGTGAATAAAAGgcaatattttcacaatatTTAAACGTTggaaatttttgacattttgaagcattttctagcaacttgggaattcttgtttcaaaaatcTATTTGTGTAAGTTTTTCACGACGCATTTCTCcctgtaaataaaaaacaacccttagtccttccaaaacttgttttttaagaaatcgaaaatttctatTTCAGGGACTAATAATAATGAAAGCACTTATTCCAGggaatttaaaattaatgcattgacaggtaagcgaattcgggcttGCCGCGAgtccggcgttaattctaccactgaaccatcatTGCATgtactttcccagaccgggaatcgaacccgggccgcctgggtgagaggccaggaatcctgaccactagaccatctggaggctacgaaagtcgtgtctttggtccagtgaataaaatgcgaaaacttcaccattcttgaACGTTGaacattttaccattttgaagtattttctagcaacttgggaattcttgttttaagagtctatttgtgtgagtttatcacgacgtattcctccctgtaaaataacaacaacccttagtccttccaaaacttgttttttaggaaatcaaAAATTTCTCATTTGGGGACTAActtaatcatgaaaatattttttccagctaaatCAAAATTTATGCGTTGACATGTTagcgaattcgggctggctgcgaggccggcgttaattctaccactgaactgtaagagtctatttgtgtgagtttatcacgacgtattcctccctgtaaaataacaacaacccttagtccttccaaaacttgttttttaggaaatcgaaaatttctcttttggggactaatcatgaaaatattttttccagctaattcaaaagtaatgcattgacaggtaagcgatttcgagctggctgcgaggccggcgttaattctaccactgaagcaacattgcatgcactttcccagaccgggaatcggacccgggccgcctgggtgagagccaggaatcctgaccactagaccatctgggagctacgacagtcgtgtctttggtccattcaataaaatgcgaaaacttcaccattcttaaactttgaaaattttaccattttgaagtattttctagcaacttgggaattcttgtttcaagagtctatttgtgtgagtttatcacgacgtattcctccctgtaagataacaacaacccttaatccttccaaaacttgtttattaggaaatcgaaaatttctcttttttaggactaacaatgaaaatattttttccagctaattcaaaatCAATGCATTGAtaggtaagcgaattcgggctggcttcgaggccggcgttaattctaccactgaaccaacattgcatgcactttcccagaccgggaatcgaacccgggccgcctgggtgagagccaggaatcctgaccactagaccatctgggagctacgaaagtcgtatctttggtccattcaataaaatgcgaaaacttcaccattcttaaacgttgaaaattttaccattttgaagcattttctagcaacttgggaattcttgtttcaaaagtctatttgtgtgagtttatcacgacgtattcctccctgtaaaataacaacaacccttagtccttccaaaacttgttttttaggaaatcgaaaatttctcttttggggactaatcatgaaaatatattttccagctaatttaaaattaatgcattgacatgtaagcgaattcgggctggcttcgaggccggcgttaattctaccactgaaccaacattgcatgcactttcccagaccgggaatcgaacccgggccgcctgggtgagagccagtaatcttgaccactagaccatctgggaactacgaaagtcgtatcTTTGGTCCAGTCAATaatatgcgaaaacttcaccgttcttaaacgttgaaaattttaccattttgaagcattttctagcaacttgggcattcttgtttcaagagtctatttgtgtgagtttatcacgacatattcctccctgtaaaataacaacaacccttagtccttccaaaacttgttttttaggaaatcgaaaatttctcttttggggactaatcataaaaatattttttccagctaatttaaaattaatgcattgacaggtaagcgaattcgggctggctgcgaggccggcgttaattctaccactgaaccaacattgcatgcactttcccagaccggaaagcgaacccgggccgcctgggtgagaaccactaatcctgaccactagaccatctgggaactacgaaagtcgtatctttggtccagtgaataaaatccgaaaacttcaccaatcttaaacgttgaaaattttaccagtttcaagtattttctagcaacttgggaattcttgtttcaacagtctatttgtgtgagtttatcacgacatattcctccctgtaaaataacaacaacccttagtccttccaaaacttgttttttaggaaatcgaaaatttctcttttggggactaatcataaaaatattttttccagctaatttaaaattaatgcattgacaggtaagcgaattcgggctggctgcgaggccggcgttaattctaccactgaaccaacattgcatgcactttcccagaccggaaagcgaacccgggccgcctgggtgagaaccactaatcctgaccactagaccatctgggaactacgaaagtcgtatctttggtccagtgaataaaatccgaaaacttcaccaatcttaaacgttgaaaattttaccattttgaagtattttctagcaacttgggaattcttgttttaacagtctatttgtgtgagtttatcacgacgtattcctccctgtaaaataacaacaacccttagtccttccaaaacttgttttttaggaaatcaaAAATTTCTCATTTGGGGACTAActtaatcatgaaaatattttttccagctaaatCAAAATTTATGCGTTGACATGTTagcgaattcgggctggctgcgaggccggcgttaattctaccactgaactgtaagagtctatttgtgtgagtttatcacgacgtattcctccctgtaaaataacaacaacccttagtccttccaaaacttgttttttaggaaatcgaaaatttctcttttggggactaatcatgaaaatattttttccagctaattcaaaagtaatgcattgacaggtaagcgatttcgagctggctgcgaagccggcgttaattctaccactgaaccaacattgcatgcactttcccagaccgggaatcggacccgggccgcctgggtgagagccaggaatcctgaccactagaccatctgggagctacgaaagtcgtgtctttggtcaattcaataaaatgcgaaaacttcaccattcttaaacgttgaaaattttaccattttgaagtattttctagcaacttgggaattcttgtttcaagagtctatttgtgtgagtctATCACGacatattcctccctgtaaaataacaacaacccttagtccttccaaaacttgttttttaagtaatcgaaaatttctcttttttaggactaacaatgaaaatattttttccagctaattcaaaattaatgcattgttaggtaagcgaattcgggctggctgcgaagccggcgttaattctaacactgaaccaacattgcatgcacttttcCAGACTGGGAagcgaacccgggccgcctgggtgagaaccagtaatcctgaccactagaccatctgggaactacgaaagtcgtatcTTTGGTCCAGTCAATAAtgtgcgaaaacttcaccaatcttaaacgttgaaaattttaccattttgaagtattttctagcaacttgggaattcttgtttcaacagtctatttgtgtgagtttatcacgacgtattcctccctgtaaaataacaacaacccttagtccttccaaaacttgttttttagaaatcgaaaatttctcttttggggactaatcatgaaaatattttttccagctaattcaaaagtaatgcattgacaggtaagcgatttcgagctggctgcgaggccggcgttaattctaccactgatgcaacattgcatgcactttcccagaccgggaatcggatccgggccgcctgggtgagagccaggaatcctgcccactagaccatctgggagctacgacagtcgtgtctttggtccagtgaataatatgacaaaacttcaccattcttaaacgttgaaaattttaccattttgaagcattttctagcaacttgggaattcttgtttcaagagtctatttgtgtgagtttatcacgacatattcctccctgtaaaataacaacaacccttagtccttccaaaacttgttttttaggaaatcgaaaatttctcttttggggactaatcatgaaaatattttttccagctaatttaaaattaatgcattgacaggtaagcgaattcgggctggctgcgaggccggcgttaactctaacactgaaccaacattgcatgcactttcccagaccgggaatcgaacccgggccgcctgggtgagagccaggaatcctgaccactagaccatctgggagctacgacagtcgtgtctttggtccagtgaataatatgcgaaaacttcaccattcttaaacgttgaaaattttaccattttgaagcattttctagcaacttgggaattcttgtttcaagagtctatttgtgtgagtttatcacgacgtattcctccctgtgaaataacaacaacctttagtccttccaaaacttgttttttaggaaatcgaaaatttctcttttggggactaatcatgaaaatatattttccagctaatttaaaattaatgcattgacatgttagcgaattcgggctggctgcgaagccggcgttaattctaccactgaaccaacattgcatgcactttcccagaccgggaagcgaacccgggccgcctgggtgagaaccagtaatcctgaccactagaccatctgggaactacgaaagtcgtatcTTTGGTCCAGTCAATAAtgtgcg
The Clavelina lepadiformis chromosome 4, kaClaLepa1.1, whole genome shotgun sequence DNA segment above includes these coding regions:
- the LOC143452773 gene encoding uncharacterized protein LOC143452773 isoform X1, coding for MDVYDGHSNDDENTIDISLAIFRGHKGEVNSCTLSPDYQLLVTAADDSRLIIWNVLKRSKLCELIGHQGPVNSCVFSSNNKLVASGSHDSTVRLWETSTSECLKVLSGHSRSVEKVCFSPDDATLCSASWDKTLNIWDVKSGVILHCLVGHSDCVKSCVFSSCGTFIASGGWDFLVKVWKLKPTLKDTSEKSKWMLRRYEKAPGCDVYVISMKGHTGNVSTVAFSIAGLLASGSWDRTVCLWDPFRGNLLKKLTGHSGWIKAVNFSINSIELASTADDDTVRVWNVISGECTKIYPALTDISQTCLFSSSGSLIASGSAPQ
- the LOC143452773 gene encoding uncharacterized protein LOC143452773 isoform X2, which codes for MDVYDGHSNDDENTIDISLAIFRGHKGEVNSCTLSPDYQLLVTAADDSRLIIWNVLKRSKLCELIGHQGPVNSCVFSSNNKLVASGSHDSTVRLWETSTSECLKVLSGHSRSVEKVCFSPDDATLCSASWDKTLNIWDVKSGVILHCLVGHSDCVKSCVFSSCGTFIASGGWDFLVKVWKLKPTLKDTSEKSKWMLRRYEKAPGCDVYVISMKGHTGNVSTVAFSIAGLLASGSWDRTVCLWDPFRGNLLKKLTGHSGWIKAVNFSINSIELASTADDDTALTDISQTCLFSSSGSLIASGSAPQ
- the LOC143452773 gene encoding uncharacterized protein LOC143452773 isoform X3 encodes the protein MDVYDGHSNDDENTIDISLAIFRGHKGEVNSCTLSPDYQLLVTAADDSRLIIWNVLKRSKLCELIGHQGPVNSCVFSSNNKLVASGSHDSTVRLWETSTSECLKVLSGHSRSVEKVCFSPDDATLCSASWDKTLNIWDVKSGVILHCLVGHSDCVKSCVFSSCGTFIASGGWDFLVKVWKLKPTLKDTSEKSKWMLRRYEKAPGCDVYVISMKGHTGNVSTVAFSIAGLLASGSWDRTVCLWDPFRGNLLKKLTGHSGWIKAVNFSINSIELASTADDDTKLAWILRGLQN